In a single window of the Streptomyces sp. CGMCC 4.7035 genome:
- a CDS encoding DUF1330 domain-containing protein has translation MPKGYWVSVYRTISDPEKLAAYNKLARPAVEAGGGRVLVRGGRVVAHDAGIAERTVLIEFDSFEQAVAARESAAYQEALVALSDGVERDFRIVEGID, from the coding sequence ATGCCCAAGGGCTACTGGGTCAGCGTCTACCGCACCATTTCAGACCCTGAGAAGTTGGCTGCGTACAACAAGCTGGCCCGCCCGGCCGTCGAGGCGGGGGGCGGTCGGGTCCTCGTCCGTGGCGGTCGGGTCGTGGCGCATGACGCCGGAATCGCCGAGCGCACCGTCCTGATCGAGTTCGACAGCTTCGAGCAGGCCGTCGCGGCGCGCGAGAGTGCGGCCTACCAGGAGGCGCTGGTCGCCCTTTCCGACGGCGTCGAGCGCGACTTCCGCATCGTCGAAGGCATCGACTGA
- a CDS encoding MFS transporter, translating into MTGQPVGGVAVKAFSVARSEARLLVPALMFIALVVAAVASLGTPLITSVATSFHVSLGSAQWTLTVALLSGAVATPVLGRLGAGPHRRATILATLAVVVAGSALTVLPLPFAWLLAGRAAQGVGLGLTALMMGVARDHLPEERSAAVIALISVVSIIGAGVGYPLAALLAELGGVRAAYGLGLVVTAAALLTAWRSMPEAPEGRSAHVDVAGAVVLAAVLLLVLFLAGERNLWSRHLAVAAGLAVVAVVLLCVWAVIELRSTTPLVDVRAVRHPAVAGANLAMFVGGIGMYLLLTLITRYAQTPHAAGYGFGLTTFVAGLVLIPFSVLGFVAGKLTPRVRSRIADPLLLAGSAVVVGGGFALFAAARSDLAELFAAMGVLGFGVGGFSAAMPGVILAVTPRSETSSAMSFNYVVRSVGYSLGSAIGGLILAAGTGPGHLFPDDSAYTTAALVGIGAMVITTLTSLALARRRSSETNP; encoded by the coding sequence GTGACCGGGCAGCCGGTCGGCGGGGTCGCGGTGAAGGCGTTCTCAGTGGCGCGTTCCGAGGCGCGGCTGCTGGTCCCCGCCCTGATGTTCATCGCTCTGGTCGTGGCGGCGGTCGCCAGCCTCGGGACGCCGCTCATCACCAGCGTGGCGACCTCGTTCCACGTCTCGCTCGGCAGCGCGCAGTGGACGCTGACCGTCGCGCTGCTCAGCGGCGCCGTCGCCACGCCGGTCCTGGGGCGGCTCGGAGCCGGCCCGCACCGGCGGGCCACGATCCTCGCCACGCTGGCGGTCGTCGTCGCCGGCAGCGCGCTCACCGTGCTGCCGCTGCCGTTCGCGTGGCTGCTGGCCGGCAGGGCGGCCCAGGGCGTCGGGCTCGGGCTGACGGCGCTGATGATGGGCGTGGCCCGGGACCACCTCCCCGAGGAGCGCAGCGCGGCCGTGATCGCCCTGATCTCGGTGGTCTCGATCATCGGGGCCGGCGTCGGCTACCCGCTGGCCGCACTGCTCGCCGAGCTCGGCGGGGTACGGGCCGCCTACGGCCTCGGCCTGGTCGTCACCGCCGCCGCCCTCCTGACCGCGTGGCGCTCCATGCCCGAAGCCCCCGAAGGCCGCTCCGCCCACGTGGACGTGGCAGGCGCGGTCGTCCTGGCCGCTGTGCTGCTGCTGGTGCTGTTCCTCGCCGGCGAACGGAATCTGTGGAGCCGGCACCTCGCCGTGGCGGCGGGCCTCGCCGTCGTCGCGGTGGTGCTGCTCTGCGTCTGGGCCGTCATCGAGCTGCGCAGCACGACGCCCCTGGTCGATGTGCGGGCGGTGCGGCACCCGGCGGTCGCCGGGGCGAACCTCGCCATGTTCGTCGGCGGGATCGGCATGTACCTCCTGCTCACGCTCATCACCCGGTACGCGCAGACGCCGCACGCCGCCGGCTACGGCTTCGGGCTGACGACCTTCGTCGCCGGGCTGGTCCTCATCCCGTTCTCGGTGCTGGGGTTCGTCGCCGGCAAGCTCACGCCGCGGGTCCGGTCGCGGATCGCCGACCCCCTGCTCCTGGCCGGCAGCGCCGTCGTGGTCGGCGGCGGGTTCGCTCTGTTCGCGGCGGCCCGGTCGGACCTGGCCGAACTGTTCGCGGCGATGGGCGTGCTCGGCTTCGGCGTCGGCGGCTTTTCGGCCGCGATGCCTGGCGTCATCCTGGCCGTCACCCCCAGGAGCGAGACGTCGAGCGCCATGAGCTTCAACTACGTCGTCCGCAGCGTCGGGTACTCCCTGGGCAGCGCCATCGGCGGCCTGATCCTCGCCGCGGGCACCGGCCCCGGCCACCTCTTCCCCGACGACAGCGCCTACACCACCGCGGCGCTGGTCGGCATCGGCGCCATGGTGATCACGACGCTGACAAGCCTCGCTCTCGCCCGCCGACGCTCGTCCGAGACCAACCCGTAA